Proteins encoded by one window of Canis lupus dingo isolate Sandy chromosome 22, ASM325472v2, whole genome shotgun sequence:
- the LOC112678716 gene encoding protocadherin-8-like: protein MAAFIRFPAPGTVTVFPLQLFSLCWVLSVAQSKTVRYSTFEEDAPGTVIGTLAEDLPMKVSGDASFRLMKQFNSSLLRVREGDGQLTVGDAGLDRERLCGQAPQCVLAFDVVSFSQEQFRLVHVEVEVRDINDHAPRFPRAQIPVEVSEGAAVGTRIPLEVPVDEDVGANGLQSVRLAEPHSPFRVELQTRADGAQCADLVLLQELDRESQAAYSLELVAQDGGRPPRSATAALSVRVLDANDHSPAFPQGAVAEVELAEDAPVGSLLLDLDAADPDEGPNGDVVFAFGARTPPEARRLFRLDPRSGRLTLAGPVDYERQDTYELDVRAQDRGPGPRASTCKVIVRIRDVNDNAPDITITPLAAPGAPAASPFAAAAAAAAAALGGADATSPTGPGTPEAGAVSLVPEGAARESLVALVSTSDRDSGANGQVRCALYGHEHFRLQPAYAGSYLVVTAASLDRERIAEYNLTLVAEDRGAPPLRTVRPYTVRVSDENDNAPLFTRPVYEVSVRENNPPGAYLATVAARDPDLGRHGQVTYRLLEAEVGRAPGAPHPAKSRGTPPRGSGAHRDALTARNGPSCSWS, encoded by the coding sequence TTCCCAGCCCCAGGTACCGTGACAGTTTTCCCTTTACAGCTCTTCAGCCTCTGCTGGGTGCTCTCGGTGGCCCAGAGCAAGACAGTGCGATACAGCACCTTCGAGGAGGACGCCCCCGGCACGGTCATCGGGACCCTGGCCGAGGACCTGCCTATGAAAGTGTCCGGAGACGCCAGCTTCCGCCTGATGAAGCAGTTCAACAGCTCGCTGCTCCGGGTGCGCGAGGGCGACGGGCAGCTGACCGTCGGGGACGCGGGCCTGGACCGCGAGCGGCTGTGCGGCCAAGCGCCACAGTGCGTGCTGGCCTTCGACGTGGTCAGCTTCTCCCAGGAGCAGTTCCGGCTGGTGCacgtggaggtggaggtgagggaCATCAACGACCACGCGCCGCGCTTCCCCCGGGCCCAGATCCCCGTGGAGGTGTCGGAGGGCGCGGCCGTGGGCACGCGCATCCCCCTGGAGGTGCCGGTGGACGAGGACGTGGGGGCCAACGGACTGCAGAGCGTGCGCCTGGCCGAGCCTCACAGCCCCTTCCGCGTGGAACTGCAGACGCGCGCGGACGGCGCCCAGTGCGCGGACCTGGTGCTGCTGCAGGAGCTGGACCGCGAGAGCCAGGCCGCCTACAGCCTGGAGCTGGTGGCCCAGGACGGCGGCCGCCCGCCGCGCTCCGCCACGGCCGCCCTCAGCGTGCGGGTGCTGGACGCCAACGACCACAGCCCGGCCTTCCCGCAGGGCGCCGTGGCCGAAGTGGAGCTGGCGGAGGACGCGCCCGTGGGCTCGCTGCTGCTCGACCTGGACGCGGCGGACCCCGACGAGGGCCCCAACGGCGACGTGGTGTTCGCCTTCGGGGCCCGCACCCCGCCCGAGGCGCGCCGCCTCTTCCGCCTGGACCCGCGCTCCGGCCGCCTCACCCTGGCGGGACCCGTGGACTACGAGCGCCAGGACACCTACGAGCTGGACGTGCGCGCCCAGGAccgcggccccgggccccgggcctccACCTGCAAGGTCATCGTGCGCATCCGCGACGTCAACGACAACGCTCCGGACATCACCATCACCCCGCTGGCCGCCCCGGGCGCACCTGCCGCCTCTCCCttcgccgcggccgccgccgccgccgccgccgctctcGGGGGTGCGGACGCGACCTCGCCCACCGGGCCCGGGACGCCGGAGGCGGGCGCCGTCTCCCTGGTGCCAGAGGGGGCGGCGCGCGAGAGCCTGGTGGCGCTGGTCAGCACCTCGGACAGGGACTCGGGCGCCAACGGGCAGGTGCGCTGCGCCCTCTACGGGCACGAGCACTTCCGGCTGCAGCCGGCCTACGCGGGCAGCTACCTGGTGGTGACCGCGGCGTCGCTGGACCGCGAGCGCATCGCCGAGTACAACCTGACGCTGGTGGCCGAGGACCGCGGCGCGCCCCCGCTACGCACCGTGCGGCCCTACACCGTGCGCGTGAGCGACGAGAACGACAACGCGCCGCTCTTCACGCGGCCAGTCTACGAGGTGTCGGTGCGTGAGAACAACCCGCCCGGCGCCTACCTGGCCACGGTGGCCGCGCGGGACCCGGACCTGGGCCGCCACGGCCAGGTCACCTACCGGCTGCTGGAGGCAGAAGTGGGCCGCGCGCCCGGGGCGCCGCATCCCGCTAAGTCTCGGGGGACCCCACCGCGGGGGAGCGGCGCGCACCGCGATGCTCTGACCGCGAGGAACGGGCCAAGTTGCAGCTGGAGCTGA